From a region of the Cognatiyoonia koreensis genome:
- a CDS encoding glutamine synthetase family protein: MRGILTFDALKKAVKDGSIDTVLTCFPDMQGRLMGKRFHAVNFIESAFKETHCCNYLLATDLEMATPDGYAATSWEKGYGDYVMAPDLTTIRVLPWLEGTAMVLCDILDHHSHEPVPHAPRQILKVQVEKLAAMGYDAMMATELEFFLFAQSYDEIRKAGFRELVPVSGYNEDYHILQTTKEEGVMRPIRNLLFDAGLPIENSKGEAETGQEELNIRYCDALACADHHTIAKHAIKEIAWQHGQAASFLPKWHHDKVGSSSHVHQSLWQDGEPAFYDKHDPLGMSDLMKHYMAGVIAYVPDYTFFLAPYINSYKRFAKGTFAPTKTVWSVDNRTAGFRLCGDGTKGVRVECRIGGSDLNPYLAQAAMLAAGMKGITDKMELAPPTTGDVYVDSKAQNIPRTLRDATTTLRGSSFLREAFGDVVVDHYTRCAEWEQEEFDRIVTDWEIARGFERA; encoded by the coding sequence ATGCGTGGCATACTGACGTTCGATGCATTGAAGAAGGCCGTCAAAGACGGATCGATCGATACGGTCTTGACGTGTTTTCCAGACATGCAGGGGCGCTTGATGGGCAAGCGGTTTCACGCGGTCAATTTCATCGAGAGCGCTTTCAAGGAAACGCATTGCTGCAATTACCTGTTGGCGACCGATCTTGAAATGGCAACACCTGATGGGTACGCGGCGACCAGTTGGGAAAAGGGATACGGCGATTATGTCATGGCCCCCGACCTGACGACGATCCGCGTACTGCCGTGGCTTGAAGGCACAGCGATGGTGCTTTGCGACATTCTTGACCATCACTCCCATGAACCGGTGCCTCACGCGCCGCGCCAAATACTCAAGGTGCAGGTCGAGAAGCTGGCCGCGATGGGCTATGACGCGATGATGGCCACCGAACTGGAGTTTTTCCTGTTCGCGCAATCCTATGACGAAATACGCAAGGCGGGCTTTCGCGAACTGGTCCCTGTCAGCGGCTATAACGAGGATTATCACATCCTGCAGACCACCAAGGAAGAAGGCGTCATGCGCCCGATCCGTAACCTGCTGTTTGATGCCGGACTGCCCATCGAGAATTCCAAAGGCGAAGCAGAAACCGGTCAGGAAGAACTGAATATACGCTATTGCGACGCGTTGGCCTGCGCCGACCACCACACGATTGCCAAGCACGCGATCAAGGAAATCGCCTGGCAGCATGGGCAGGCAGCAAGCTTTTTGCCCAAGTGGCATCACGACAAGGTCGGATCATCCAGTCATGTGCATCAATCGCTTTGGCAGGATGGAGAGCCGGCCTTCTATGACAAGCATGATCCTTTGGGCATGTCGGATCTGATGAAGCACTACATGGCCGGCGTGATCGCTTATGTGCCCGATTACACGTTTTTTCTGGCTCCCTACATCAACAGCTACAAGCGGTTTGCGAAAGGAACGTTCGCCCCGACCAAGACGGTCTGGTCAGTCGACAACCGTACTGCGGGTTTTCGGCTTTGCGGTGACGGGACGAAGGGCGTGCGGGTCGAATGCAGGATCGGCGGGTCCGATCTAAACCCCTATCTGGCACAGGCCGCGATGTTGGCCGCCGGAATGAAGGGGATCACTGACAAGATGGAACTTGCCCCGCCGACAACAGGTGACGTCTACGTGGATTCCAAGGCCCAGAATATTCCCAGAACGCTGCGCGATGCGACCACCACACTGCGCGGTTCGTCATTCCTGCGAGAGGCTTTCGGCGATGTGGTCGTTGACCACTATACGCGCTGCGCCGAATGGGAGCAGGAAGAGTTCGACAGGATTGTCACCGATTGGGAAATTGCGCGTGGCTTCGAAAGGGCCTGA
- a CDS encoding aldehyde dehydrogenase family protein, which produces MIRCISPIDGSVFAERDTLSSSAAHTAVAKARAAQTQWAARPIAERIALVMDGVANVGKMNDQIVPELAHQMGRPIRYGGEFGGFNERATYMAKIAEDALADIVVEDSDAFRRVIKRVPHGVVLVIAPWNYPYMTAINTVAPALIAGNAVMLKHASQTPLVGERMASAFHSAGIPTDVFQNVFLDHETTSELIAAKSFGFVNFTGSVSGGQAIEQAAAGTFTGIGLELGGKDPGYVCDDADLDAAAETLIDGAMFNSGQCCCGIERIYVAAQHFDAFVAKAVSIVKGYKLGNPLEPDTTLGPMAHKRFADTVRSQIAEAVADGAKPHIPTFESDDGGAYLSPQILTDVTHDMRIMREESFGPVVGIMPVKDDAEAVGLMNDSDYGLTASVWTRDVIRAEAIADLIETGTVFMNRADYLDPGLCWTGCKDTGRGGGLSIIGYHNLTRPKSYHLKKG; this is translated from the coding sequence ATGATCAGATGTATTTCGCCGATTGATGGTTCGGTCTTTGCTGAACGCGATACCCTGTCGTCATCTGCCGCGCACACAGCTGTCGCCAAGGCACGTGCCGCGCAAACGCAATGGGCTGCAAGACCGATTGCGGAGCGGATCGCGCTTGTCATGGATGGTGTTGCGAACGTGGGAAAGATGAACGATCAGATCGTGCCCGAATTGGCCCACCAGATGGGTCGGCCAATCAGGTACGGCGGCGAATTTGGCGGCTTCAACGAACGTGCAACGTATATGGCAAAAATCGCCGAAGACGCGCTTGCCGACATTGTCGTTGAAGACAGTGACGCATTCCGGCGTGTCATCAAACGTGTCCCGCATGGGGTCGTTCTGGTCATCGCGCCTTGGAATTATCCCTATATGACTGCGATCAACACTGTTGCACCTGCGTTGATCGCCGGGAACGCTGTCATGCTTAAGCACGCGAGCCAGACCCCGCTTGTCGGTGAGCGCATGGCATCGGCGTTTCATAGTGCAGGGATACCGACAGATGTTTTTCAGAACGTCTTTCTCGATCACGAGACGACGTCTGAACTGATCGCTGCGAAATCTTTTGGGTTCGTCAATTTCACTGGTTCCGTTTCGGGTGGTCAGGCCATAGAGCAGGCAGCCGCAGGCACGTTCACGGGCATTGGTCTGGAACTGGGCGGAAAGGATCCCGGTTATGTGTGTGACGATGCCGATCTTGATGCCGCCGCTGAAACCTTGATTGACGGGGCGATGTTCAATTCCGGGCAGTGTTGCTGCGGGATCGAACGCATCTACGTTGCCGCGCAACATTTCGACGCTTTTGTTGCAAAGGCCGTTTCCATCGTAAAGGGCTACAAGCTAGGCAATCCTCTTGAACCGGACACCACGCTTGGTCCTATGGCGCACAAGCGATTTGCCGATACCGTCCGTTCGCAAATTGCTGAAGCTGTCGCGGATGGTGCCAAGCCACACATTCCGACTTTCGAATCTGACGATGGTGGCGCGTATCTGTCGCCGCAAATCCTGACTGATGTGACACACGATATGCGCATCATGCGCGAGGAAAGCTTTGGTCCCGTCGTCGGGATCATGCCTGTCAAGGATGATGCCGAGGCTGTCGGACTAATGAATGACAGCGACTATGGACTGACTGCTTCTGTCTGGACGCGCGACGTCATACGTGCCGAAGCGATCGCGGATTTGATCGAAACAGGCACTGTCTTTATGAACCGTGCCGACTATCTTGATCCCGGCCTTTGCTGGACCGGATGCAAGGACACGGGACGTGGCGGCGGGCTTTCGATTATTGGCTATCACAATCTGACCCGCCCGAAATCCTACCATTTGAAGAAAGGCTGA
- a CDS encoding iron-containing alcohol dehydrogenase, with amino-acid sequence MVPTANWSYPTAVRFGAGRISEIAEACALAGIRKPLLVTDRGLKDMAITAKTRDLMEAAGLGDAIFADVDPNPNEKNAEAGVRAFKDGGHDGVIAFGGGSGLDLGKLVAFLAGQTRPLWDFEDIGDWWTRADAEAIAPIVAVPTTAGTGSEVGRASVITNSETAEKKIIFHPKILPSVVICDPELTVGMPRAITAGTGLDAFAHCVEAYCSPHYHPMSQGIALEGMRLVKDYLPRAYADGTDLEARAHMMSAAAMGATAFQKGLGAIHALSHPIGAIYHTHHGTTNAVCMPAVLQFNRPEILDRLEQAARYLSIEGGFDGFCAFVDDLNASLGIPTTLDGLGIENPDIDRIVQGALADPSTGGNPIKMTPENTRELLLRIV; translated from the coding sequence ATGGTGCCGACTGCAAACTGGTCCTATCCCACCGCTGTACGCTTTGGTGCCGGTCGCATTTCTGAAATCGCTGAAGCCTGCGCGCTGGCCGGAATCCGCAAGCCGCTGTTAGTGACTGATCGCGGGCTGAAGGACATGGCAATTACTGCAAAAACACGCGACCTGATGGAAGCCGCAGGTCTTGGTGACGCAATATTCGCGGATGTCGATCCGAATCCGAATGAGAAGAATGCCGAAGCGGGTGTGCGCGCTTTCAAGGATGGCGGGCATGATGGTGTGATTGCGTTCGGCGGCGGTTCCGGCCTTGATCTGGGCAAGCTGGTTGCTTTTCTGGCGGGGCAGACCCGCCCGCTGTGGGATTTCGAGGATATCGGGGATTGGTGGACCCGCGCGGACGCGGAGGCCATCGCCCCGATCGTTGCTGTCCCGACCACTGCCGGCACCGGATCAGAAGTCGGTCGCGCATCAGTCATCACCAATTCTGAAACGGCAGAAAAGAAGATTATCTTTCATCCGAAGATATTGCCGTCAGTCGTGATCTGCGACCCGGAATTGACGGTCGGGATGCCAAGAGCCATCACGGCGGGAACGGGGCTTGATGCGTTTGCACATTGCGTCGAGGCGTACTGCTCTCCGCATTACCATCCGATGTCACAGGGTATCGCGCTTGAAGGCATGCGGCTTGTCAAAGACTATCTTCCGCGCGCTTATGCAGACGGAACCGATCTGGAGGCACGCGCGCACATGATGTCTGCTGCGGCGATGGGCGCGACTGCGTTTCAAAAGGGATTGGGCGCGATCCATGCATTATCACATCCGATTGGCGCAATTTATCATACGCACCACGGTACAACGAACGCCGTCTGCATGCCCGCTGTGCTTCAATTCAACAGACCCGAAATCTTGGACCGCTTGGAACAGGCTGCGCGCTATCTTAGTATCGAAGGCGGCTTTGACGGGTTCTGCGCCTTTGTAGACGATCTGAACGCAAGTCTTGGAATTCCAACAACGCTGGATGGCCTTGGTATCGAAAATCCAGATATCGACCGGATTGTGCAAGGCGCGCTGGCCGATCCCAGCACGGGCGGCAACCCCATTAAAATGACGCCTGAAAATACGCGGGAACTGCTGCTTCGGATAGTATAG
- a CDS encoding DUF2478 domain-containing protein, translating into MNIAYTMAQGRGGIDTLLFAFAQTLAKDGYRTCGTVQINTDNATGPCDMDVRVLPNGPDLRISQNLGAASKGCRLDPMVLEAAVGLVSQSLQTGADILIVNKFGKHEAHGRGFRTVIADALELDVPVLIGVNGLNLDAFKAFVGPDALYLEPRDAILQGWFRKAQTKAQTLHTA; encoded by the coding sequence ATGAACATCGCATACACAATGGCGCAGGGCAGGGGCGGCATTGACACGCTACTCTTTGCGTTCGCACAAACGCTTGCAAAGGACGGCTACAGAACCTGCGGCACAGTTCAGATCAACACGGACAACGCAACCGGCCCATGCGATATGGACGTGCGGGTTTTGCCAAATGGCCCCGATCTGCGGATTTCACAGAACCTTGGGGCCGCATCGAAAGGTTGCAGGCTTGATCCCATGGTCCTTGAAGCGGCTGTCGGACTGGTGTCCCAAAGTTTGCAAACAGGTGCGGACATATTGATCGTCAATAAGTTCGGCAAACACGAAGCACACGGACGCGGCTTCCGGACCGTTATCGCCGACGCTCTCGAATTGGACGTGCCCGTTCTCATCGGCGTCAACGGGCTGAACCTCGATGCATTTAAGGCATTCGTCGGACCGGACGCGCTCTATCTCGAACCGCGCGATGCGATTTTACAGGGATGGTTCAGAAAGGCGCAGACGAAGGCACAAACGCTTCATACGGCCTGA
- a CDS encoding hemerythrin domain-containing protein has protein sequence MSTDDGRRLVAARGQNARAAIPHNPLDLIAEDHMREREVCTMIDRLVADLPIADEDLKQLNTFLRKQLPQHLADEETDLFPMMLSRCEPEDEIDKVIDRLLSDHSHAIADAPAVAEIIQSRATTVASFSDADKKDMKKFAHHSRRHLILENAVILPIARARLTAGDLKQMMRHMLERRGLKPMPDDA, from the coding sequence ATGAGCACGGACGACGGAAGACGTTTGGTGGCGGCCAGAGGCCAAAATGCTCGCGCGGCAATCCCGCATAATCCACTTGACCTGATTGCCGAAGACCACATGCGCGAAAGGGAAGTCTGTACCATGATCGACCGACTGGTCGCGGACCTTCCGATCGCCGACGAGGATCTGAAACAACTGAATACTTTTCTCAGAAAGCAGCTTCCTCAGCATCTCGCTGATGAGGAAACAGATCTCTTCCCGATGATGTTGTCGCGCTGTGAACCCGAAGATGAAATCGACAAAGTGATTGACAGGCTTCTGTCCGACCACAGCCATGCAATCGCTGATGCACCAGCGGTCGCGGAAATCATTCAAAGCCGGGCAACGACGGTGGCGTCCTTTTCAGATGCAGACAAAAAAGACATGAAGAAATTTGCGCATCATTCGCGGCGCCACCTCATCCTTGAAAACGCTGTGATCCTGCCCATTGCAAGGGCGCGACTGACTGCAGGGGATTTGAAACAGATGATGAGGCACATGCTTGAACGGCGCGGTCTTAAACCGATGCCGGATGACGCGTAA
- a CDS encoding peptidylprolyl isomerase: MQSALFPELVVNGEQVPHALIAAETQNQDAPKGKPGIAWRKAANAVAIRTLLLQQARDKAIKADPQEVGPGRFETEEEALIRTVLELEIDVQQPSETDVKSEWEKDPGRFRTPPLWEVSHILCACDPRDTAKREQALARANGICRKLESDPKGFAALAARESDCGSKSSGGVLGQLGPGDTVPEFETALRHLSEGQVTNPPILTRHGYHVIRLDALAVGQVLPFEAVKDKIALAMEKAAWARQSRAFIDRLVAASDIKGADFRMV; encoded by the coding sequence ATGCAGTCTGCACTATTTCCAGAACTCGTCGTCAACGGTGAACAGGTGCCCCATGCGTTAATCGCTGCTGAAACGCAAAATCAGGACGCACCCAAAGGCAAGCCAGGAATCGCGTGGCGCAAGGCCGCAAACGCAGTCGCGATCCGAACGCTGTTGCTTCAGCAGGCACGAGACAAGGCGATCAAGGCCGATCCGCAAGAGGTCGGCCCGGGCCGTTTTGAAACAGAAGAGGAGGCCCTGATCCGCACGGTCCTGGAGCTTGAGATCGACGTGCAACAGCCAAGCGAAACGGACGTAAAAAGCGAGTGGGAAAAAGATCCCGGCCGGTTTCGCACCCCACCTTTGTGGGAGGTGTCCCACATCCTCTGCGCCTGCGATCCAAGAGACACGGCAAAGCGTGAACAGGCGCTGGCCCGGGCAAACGGTATTTGCCGCAAACTCGAAAGCGATCCGAAAGGCTTTGCCGCACTTGCCGCACGGGAAAGCGACTGTGGCTCAAAATCGTCTGGCGGCGTGCTCGGTCAACTCGGTCCGGGCGATACGGTGCCGGAATTCGAAACAGCGCTGCGACATCTGTCAGAAGGGCAGGTTACGAACCCGCCGATCCTGACCCGCCACGGCTATCACGTGATCCGGCTGGATGCGCTGGCAGTTGGGCAAGTCCTGCCGTTCGAAGCCGTAAAAGACAAAATTGCGCTGGCGATGGAAAAGGCCGCATGGGCGCGTCAGTCACGTGCTTTCATTGATCGGCTGGTGGCGGCGTCGGATATCAAAGGGGCTGATTTCAGAATGGTCTGA
- the narI gene encoding respiratory nitrate reductase subunit gamma, whose translation MLIDIDFFIFGIMPYIALTVLIVGCIARYERDPFTWKSSSSQLLRRKQLFWGSVLFHVGIITVFGGHLIGLFTPVWLLDAFGIPYALKQWMAVLLGGVAGIAALIGATLLIHRRVSDPRIWKHTSFADISILVLIWLQLLIGLGTILLTLQHMDGEEMVRFMTWSQSVVLLRLNAWAMVVDVHWLYKAHIFLGLLITILFPFTRLVHMVSGFAAPFRYLLRPGYQLVRSRRQKALPARSTPKPTPAE comes from the coding sequence ATGTTAATCGATATCGACTTCTTCATCTTTGGTATCATGCCCTATATCGCGCTGACGGTGCTGATCGTGGGGTGCATCGCCCGCTACGAACGTGATCCGTTCACATGGAAATCGTCGTCCAGCCAGCTCTTGCGGCGCAAGCAGCTTTTCTGGGGATCGGTCCTGTTCCATGTCGGGATCATCACGGTATTTGGTGGGCATCTTATCGGATTGTTCACGCCTGTCTGGCTGCTTGACGCCTTCGGCATCCCTTACGCCTTGAAGCAATGGATGGCCGTCCTGCTGGGTGGTGTCGCAGGAATTGCCGCCCTGATCGGGGCAACGCTCCTGATCCACCGGCGTGTCAGCGATCCCCGTATCTGGAAACACACAAGTTTCGCGGATATTAGCATTCTGGTTCTGATCTGGCTCCAGCTTCTGATCGGCTTGGGAACGATCCTGCTGACGCTTCAACACATGGACGGCGAGGAAATGGTTCGGTTCATGACGTGGTCACAAAGTGTCGTGCTTCTCAGATTGAATGCATGGGCGATGGTTGTGGATGTGCATTGGCTTTACAAGGCGCATATCTTCCTTGGTCTGCTGATCACGATCCTTTTCCCGTTCACGCGTTTGGTTCACATGGTGTCGGGCTTTGCTGCACCGTTCCGGTACCTCCTGCGACCCGGATATCAACTGGTGCGCTCGCGGCGGCAAAAAGCCTTGCCCGCCCGGTCGACACCCAAACCAACACCGGCGGAGTGA
- the narJ gene encoding nitrate reductase molybdenum cofactor assembly chaperone, producing MDRTLKALSLILSYPTGELQHAMPEIRAVLASDTRLTAAARRGLRPLVEELEGRDIYDLEEQYVMLFDRSRTLSLNLFEHVHGESRDRGGAMVSLVETYRAGGFDPVTSELPDHLPVLLEFLATRSQTEAQETLADAAHIFEVLVTRLARRESPYGAVFAALTQLAAVRVDSDAVADMLAEPDDDPTDLDALDKVWEESEVLFGPDPNAGCPQVRDMLARMDTPINPAAAPHAAE from the coding sequence ATGGACCGCACACTCAAAGCCTTGTCGCTGATCCTCAGTTACCCGACGGGCGAGCTGCAGCATGCCATGCCCGAAATCAGAGCCGTACTGGCCTCGGACACGCGATTGACAGCAGCAGCACGTCGGGGATTGCGCCCGCTGGTGGAGGAGCTGGAAGGGCGCGACATCTATGACCTCGAAGAGCAATACGTGATGCTTTTCGACCGCTCGCGGACCTTGTCACTGAACCTGTTCGAACACGTTCACGGCGAAAGCCGGGATCGTGGCGGCGCAATGGTGTCGTTGGTGGAAACCTACCGTGCAGGGGGCTTTGATCCGGTTACTTCCGAATTGCCGGATCACCTTCCTGTGCTTCTCGAATTCCTGGCCACGCGTTCCCAAACTGAGGCTCAGGAAACGTTGGCGGATGCAGCCCATATTTTTGAGGTTCTCGTGACACGTCTTGCACGCCGCGAAAGCCCCTATGGCGCTGTGTTCGCCGCGCTGACGCAGTTAGCAGCCGTCAGGGTGGATAGCGACGCGGTCGCAGACATGTTGGCAGAGCCTGATGATGATCCAACGGATCTCGATGCACTGGATAAAGTCTGGGAAGAAAGCGAAGTGCTCTTCGGACCAGATCCGAATGCCGGTTGTCCACAGGTGCGGGACATGCTTGCGCGAATGGACACACCCATCAACCCCGCAGCCGCACCGCACGCTGCAGAATAG
- the narH gene encoding nitrate reductase subunit beta: protein MRIRAQIGMVLNLDKCIGCHTCSVTCKNVWTTREGVEYAWFNNVETKPGTGYPTDWENQARWKGGWERTKSGKLQPKQGSKWRILSNIFANPSMPEIDDYYEPFDFDYDHLKSAPEMEAFPTARPRSKITGERMEKIEKGPNWEEILGGEFAKRSEDYNFEGIQKEIYGEYENTFMMYLPRLCEHCLNPACASSCPSGAIYKREEDGIVLIDQEKCRGWRMCVSGCPYKKIYYNWSSGKSEKCTLCYPRIESGNPTVCSETCVGRIRYLGVMLYDADKIEDAANMEHEKDLYNAQLGVFLDPNDPVVIETARADGIPEDWIKAAQESPIWKMAMEWKVAFPLHPEYRTLPMVWYIPPLSPIQNAVEAGAIGTDAGMPDVKNLRIPVRYLANMLTAGDEAPVVTALERMLAMRSYMRSKTIEGVIDEGIAARVGLSGRVIEDMYKIMALADYEDRFVIPTTHREQVEEAYDLRGGCGFTDSNGCSTGISKGSLFGGSKKPLKMPTEAM, encoded by the coding sequence ATGAGAATCCGCGCACAAATCGGCATGGTGCTGAACCTCGACAAATGCATCGGGTGCCACACCTGCTCTGTCACTTGCAAGAACGTCTGGACGACCCGCGAAGGCGTTGAATACGCATGGTTCAACAACGTCGAAACCAAACCCGGCACCGGCTATCCGACAGACTGGGAAAATCAGGCACGCTGGAAAGGCGGCTGGGAACGGACGAAATCCGGCAAACTGCAACCCAAGCAGGGCAGCAAATGGCGGATCCTGTCCAACATCTTTGCCAACCCGTCCATGCCCGAAATCGACGACTACTACGAACCTTTCGATTTCGACTACGACCACCTGAAATCTGCACCCGAGATGGAAGCGTTTCCCACGGCACGTCCGCGCTCCAAGATCACAGGCGAGCGGATGGAAAAGATCGAGAAAGGACCGAACTGGGAAGAGATTCTTGGCGGTGAATTCGCAAAGCGCTCTGAAGATTACAATTTTGAAGGCATTCAAAAGGAAATTTACGGCGAATACGAAAACACCTTCATGATGTATCTGCCGCGGCTGTGTGAACACTGCCTCAACCCGGCCTGTGCATCCTCCTGCCCATCAGGCGCGATCTACAAGCGCGAAGAAGACGGTATCGTTCTAATTGATCAGGAAAAATGCCGTGGCTGGCGGATGTGCGTCAGTGGCTGCCCATACAAGAAAATCTATTACAACTGGTCGTCTGGAAAGTCCGAAAAATGCACGCTCTGCTACCCGCGCATTGAATCAGGTAACCCAACTGTCTGTTCGGAAACCTGCGTCGGGCGCATCCGCTATCTCGGGGTCATGCTGTATGACGCCGACAAGATAGAGGACGCGGCAAACATGGAGCACGAGAAAGACCTCTATAACGCGCAGCTAGGTGTGTTCCTTGATCCAAATGATCCGGTTGTGATCGAAACCGCTCGTGCTGACGGCATCCCCGAAGACTGGATCAAGGCTGCACAGGAAAGCCCGATCTGGAAAATGGCAATGGAATGGAAGGTCGCGTTCCCGCTTCATCCCGAATACCGGACCTTGCCGATGGTTTGGTACATTCCGCCGCTGTCCCCGATCCAGAACGCAGTTGAAGCCGGAGCGATCGGCACTGACGCAGGCATGCCGGACGTCAAGAACCTGCGCATTCCGGTGCGCTATCTTGCCAACATGCTGACGGCTGGTGACGAAGCGCCAGTCGTCACCGCGCTTGAACGGATGCTCGCGATGCGGTCCTACATGCGCTCCAAAACCATCGAAGGCGTCATCGACGAAGGCATCGCGGCCCGTGTCGGCCTGTCAGGCCGCGTGATCGAAGACATGTACAAAATCATGGCGCTTGCCGACTACGAAGACCGCTTTGTGATCCCCACGACGCACCGTGAACAGGTCGAAGAAGCTTACGATCTGCGCGGAGGCTGCGGATTCACCGACAGCAACGGCTGTTCGACCGGGATCTCCAAAGGCTCGCTGTTCGGCGGGTCCAAGAAACCCCTGAAAATGCCGACGGAGGCGATGTAA